Proteins encoded within one genomic window of Capsicum annuum cultivar UCD-10X-F1 unplaced genomic scaffold, UCD10Xv1.1 ctg53257, whole genome shotgun sequence:
- the LOC124893035 gene encoding protein ENHANCED DOWNY MILDEW 2-like, which yields MMKDVKASITMETILKEKVSKTNAYSSKFDKSITLGRVEGSVEAIRAALQILDGGGKVEDAKAVCEPGLLAQIMKWRSKLRVYLAPFLYGMRYTSYGRHFTKVEKLKEVSLNYKHICCQKICVLLIRHSFYPSQASIK from the exons ATGATGAAAGACGTTAAAGCCTCCATAACTATGGAGACAATATTGAAGGAGAAAGTATCCAAAACAAATGCATACTCGTCAAAATTCGACAAGTCTATAACCTTGGGGAGAGTTGAGGGTTCTGTTGAG GCTATCCGTGCAGCTTTACAGATATTAGATGGAGGGGGCAAAGTAGAAGATGCAAAAGCTGTTTGTGAGCCTGGGCTTCTTGCTCAGATAATGAAGTGGAGG AGCAAGCTGAGAGTGTATCTCGCTCCCTTTCTATATGGCATGCGCTACACATCCTATGGTCGCCACTTTACTAAAGTGGAGAAGCTGAAAGAGGTGAGCTTAAACTATAAGCATATTTGTTGCCAGAAGATATGTGTCTTACTAATACGTCATTCCTTTTACCCTTCTCAAGCTAGTATAAAATAA